A region of Candidatus Omnitrophota bacterium DNA encodes the following proteins:
- the folP gene encoding dihydropteroate synthase produces MKVRLLNFEDEKDFLQKMHLLKVDSIGQKIMSGKGIFYTLEIKNLNSLLCNVLKQEMLSLGGEVAVPRGVITGKLKKSDCLVMGTLLHYQKLIDKLKIQPWGLRALGGKIELTLANVQRRRWDIKAGRFSLSLGKRTYLMGILNLTPDSFSDGGRFYRRPQEAIEFALKMAEEGADIIDVGGESTRPGAKTVSEDEELKRTIPVIKILSKRLKIPLSIDTCKAKVAKEAIEAGVSMVNDVSGLRGDKKMREVVAHYKVPVVIMHMRGNPRTMQRNPVYADLISEIIDYLEAGIDLASKAGISVDDIIVDPGIGFGKTVEHNLIILKNLHQFRVLGRPIMIGTSRKSFIGKVLNLDVDKRLYGTIASCSLAVINGANILRVHDVEEVKQAVKLIDAVIESGRCLN; encoded by the coding sequence ATGAAGGTAAGACTGCTTAACTTTGAGGATGAAAAAGATTTTTTGCAAAAGATGCATCTCCTGAAAGTAGATAGCATAGGCCAGAAGATTATGTCGGGGAAAGGGATTTTTTACACTTTGGAGATTAAAAATCTAAATTCTCTTTTATGTAATGTTTTAAAACAAGAAATGCTCTCTTTGGGAGGAGAGGTGGCGGTACCTCGTGGTGTAATTACAGGCAAATTGAAAAAGAGCGATTGTTTAGTTATGGGAACCCTTTTACATTATCAGAAACTTATCGATAAACTAAAAATTCAACCTTGGGGCTTAAGAGCATTAGGAGGAAAAATCGAACTCACATTAGCGAATGTTCAGAGGAGAAGATGGGATATAAAAGCAGGTCGGTTTTCTCTCTCTTTGGGTAAACGGACATACCTTATGGGAATTCTTAATCTTACCCCCGATTCTTTTAGTGATGGTGGAAGGTTCTATAGACGACCACAGGAAGCGATTGAGTTTGCTCTAAAGATGGCAGAGGAAGGAGCGGATATAATTGATGTTGGAGGAGAATCTACCCGGCCAGGCGCAAAAACCGTTTCGGAAGATGAAGAGTTGAAAAGAACTATTCCGGTTATAAAAATTTTGAGTAAAAGATTAAAAATTCCTCTTTCCATTGATACCTGTAAGGCAAAGGTAGCAAAAGAAGCAATAGAAGCAGGTGTTTCTATGGTAAATGACGTGAGTGGATTACGCGGAGATAAAAAGATGAGAGAAGTAGTGGCGCATTATAAGGTGCCGGTAGTAATTATGCATATGCGGGGAAATCCTCGAACTATGCAGAGAAATCCTGTGTACGCAGATTTAATTTCCGAGATTATTGATTATCTAGAAGCAGGTATAGATTTAGCAAGCAAGGCAGGCATTTCGGTAGATGATATTATTGTAGACCCAGGGATTGGCTTCGGTAAAACTGTAGAACATAATCTCATTATTTTGAAAAATCTTCATCAATTTAGAGTTTTGGGGCGTCCGATTATGATTGGAACTTCCCGCAAGTCATTTATTGGTAAAGTACTTAATCTTGATGTTGATAAAAGACTTTATGGAACGATCGCTAGTTGTTCTTTGGCAGTAATCAATGGAGCAAATATTTTGCGTGTTCATGATGTCGAAGAAGTAAAACAGGCGGTTAAATTAATTGATGCCGTTATAGAATCTGGAAGATGTCTAAATTAG
- the mnmA gene encoding tRNA 2-thiouridine(34) synthase MnmA produces MKKRVLVAMSGGVDSAVTAYLLKGAGYEVMGATIKLWTEGSCGFDSPNTLGALRDIESCQAVAKKLKIPYYVFDLENEFKKWVIEYFLKEYSRGRTPNPCVICNSLIKWGFFLERAMEMKADFIATGHYAKIGFSRNKKRFILKEAEDKEKDQSYFLFNLSQDKLSRTILPLGRYNKSEVRKLAEELGLSVYNRTESQDICFGFRDNKHFFFSNNFPKIKPGLILNRKGTVLGKHKGIVFYTVGQREGLGIGWHVPLYVTKIDAKKNVVVVGERNEVLQSCLKAKNLNWVSIDKPKDKIRVEARIRYRHLKAHATLFPREDNSVRVVFDTPQFAITPGQAVVFYKKDLVLGGGWIE; encoded by the coding sequence ATGAAGAAGAGGGTCCTAGTAGCTATGAGTGGAGGAGTTGATTCTGCGGTAACAGCCTATCTTCTTAAAGGAGCCGGTTACGAAGTAATGGGAGCGACAATTAAGCTTTGGACAGAAGGGAGTTGTGGCTTTGATTCTCCAAATACCCTTGGGGCTCTTAGAGATATAGAAAGTTGTCAAGCAGTGGCGAAAAAATTGAAAATTCCTTATTATGTTTTTGATTTGGAAAATGAGTTTAAAAAATGGGTTATTGAGTATTTCCTAAAAGAATATTCTCGTGGAAGAACTCCTAATCCTTGCGTAATCTGTAATTCGCTTATAAAATGGGGTTTTTTTTTAGAAAGGGCTATGGAAATGAAAGCAGATTTTATCGCTACGGGACACTATGCTAAAATTGGTTTTAGTAGAAATAAGAAAAGATTTATTTTGAAGGAGGCAGAGGATAAAGAAAAAGACCAGTCCTATTTCTTGTTTAACCTTAGTCAGGATAAACTTTCGCGGACAATATTACCCTTGGGAAGATATAACAAATCCGAAGTCCGTAAGCTCGCAGAAGAGCTTGGGCTTTCTGTTTATAATAGAACAGAGAGCCAAGATATTTGTTTTGGTTTTCGTGACAACAAACATTTTTTCTTTTCTAATAATTTTCCGAAAATAAAGCCCGGTTTGATTTTAAATAGAAAAGGCACAGTTTTGGGGAAGCACAAAGGAATAGTTTTCTATACTGTTGGTCAACGGGAAGGATTGGGAATTGGTTGGCATGTGCCTTTATATGTGACCAAGATTGATGCTAAGAAAAATGTGGTGGTTGTAGGCGAGAGGAATGAAGTTCTGCAGAGTTGTCTTAAGGCAAAGAATTTGAACTGGGTAAGCATAGACAAGCCTAAAGATAAAATTAGAGTGGAGGCAAGAATTAGATATAGACATTTAAAAGCACATGCTACATTGTTCCCTAGGGAGGATAATTCAGTAAGAGTTGTTTTTGATACGCCACAGTTTGCAATTACTCCGGGACAGGCGGTAGTTTTTTATAAAAAAGATTTAGTCCTGGGAGGAGGATGGATTGAATAA
- a CDS encoding YbbR-like domain-containing protein encodes MTRKIIVFDNLFVKIISLLLAIFSWLYINSEISQSKKKEKVTLIWDKELNLEIRELPIRANIKGSPPSGYIFVESKVMVNPSYCKVVGKKLYLDSVSHIDTEPIDIRTFIKTTVVKTTLQSLSNIIVPEGEVEVTIPVERARR; translated from the coding sequence ATGACGAGAAAAATTATAGTTTTTGATAACCTGTTTGTAAAAATAATTTCTCTGCTTTTGGCAATTTTTTCTTGGCTATATATTAATAGCGAGATTTCTCAGTCTAAGAAAAAAGAGAAGGTAACTTTAATTTGGGACAAAGAACTCAACTTAGAGATTAGGGAATTACCCATTCGGGCAAATATTAAAGGTTCACCCCCTTCCGGATACATCTTTGTAGAATCTAAAGTAATGGTCAATCCTTCATATTGTAAAGTTGTAGGCAAGAAATTGTATTTAGATAGCGTTAGCCATATTGATACCGAGCCAATAGACATACGTACTTTTATAAAGACTACGGTAGTAAAGACTACCTTGCAATCACTTTCTAATATCATTGTTCCTGAAGGGGAAGTGGAAGTGACTATCCCTGTAGAGAGAGCAAGGCGATAA
- the acpS gene encoding holo-ACP synthase, translating into MKIETGIDLIETERIRKALNRWGDKFLERVFTSRERDYVRNKKFYYENLAARFAAKEAVFKALGNSKINWQDIEILNNGKGKPRVFLSKKAKGLIGKEKIQQIKVSLTHTKNYAIAQAVVVVK; encoded by the coding sequence ATGAAGATTGAAACAGGGATAGATTTAATAGAAACAGAGAGGATAAGGAAAGCGTTGAATAGATGGGGAGATAAATTTTTAGAGAGAGTTTTTACTTCCCGTGAAAGAGATTATGTCAGAAATAAAAAATTTTATTATGAAAATTTAGCGGCACGGTTTGCAGCCAAAGAAGCAGTATTCAAAGCATTGGGAAACTCTAAGATTAATTGGCAGGACATAGAAATTCTCAATAATGGGAAGGGAAAACCGCGAGTTTTTTTGAGTAAAAAAGCAAAAGGATTGATAGGAAAAGAAAAGATTCAGCAAATAAAAGTCAGTCTTACGCATACCAAAAATTATGCAATAGCCCAAGCAGTAGTAGTAGTAAAGTAG
- the tilS gene encoding tRNA lysidine(34) synthetase TilS, producing the protein MLKEKIEKTISKFRMLNKGDKVLVGVSGGPDSVCLLYLLYKLKESLNLGLHVCHLNHKLRGKDSDDDASFVKDFTERLGLPFYGGEIDVKEEIRKRGWSEEEGARFLRYEFFFQNAENRGIRKIAVGHTRDDQVETVLMHLVKGAGILGLRGIPPVREEKSFLIIRPLFEIWREEIMNFLHQEKIGYRIDKTNFSSLYLRNRIRNKLIPYLINDYNPRIKEILANTAENLGLIYEYINKQGRRKFNSVAKVRHEEIMIILDKFRKLHPVLQREIFRLVIKELKGNLRRINYQHWKEFEELFQKRSTGSMIDLPQGISVEKDKKSLIFFLKN; encoded by the coding sequence ATGCTTAAAGAGAAAATAGAGAAAACTATTTCTAAATTCAGGATGTTAAATAAGGGAGATAAAGTGCTTGTAGGAGTATCTGGAGGCCCAGACTCTGTTTGCCTGCTTTATCTACTTTATAAACTAAAGGAAAGTTTGAATTTGGGATTGCATGTTTGTCATCTTAATCATAAATTACGGGGAAAGGATTCAGATGACGATGCTTCTTTTGTAAAAGATTTTACAGAACGTTTAGGACTTCCTTTCTATGGAGGAGAGATAGATGTAAAGGAAGAGATTAGGAAAAGAGGTTGGTCAGAAGAGGAAGGAGCGCGGTTTTTACGTTACGAATTTTTTTTCCAGAATGCTGAAAATAGAGGGATAAGAAAAATTGCTGTGGGACATACCCGTGATGATCAGGTAGAAACTGTACTTATGCATTTGGTTAAAGGAGCGGGTATCTTGGGGTTAAGGGGTATTCCTCCGGTTAGGGAAGAAAAAAGTTTCTTAATCATCAGACCACTTTTTGAAATTTGGCGTGAGGAAATAATGAATTTTTTGCATCAAGAAAAAATAGGTTATCGTATTGACAAAACCAATTTTTCTTCTCTGTATTTACGCAATCGTATAAGAAATAAACTCATTCCTTATTTAATAAATGATTATAACCCTCGTATTAAAGAAATTTTAGCTAACACTGCGGAGAATCTCGGTTTAATATATGAATATATAAACAAACAGGGCAGACGAAAATTTAATTCCGTGGCGAAGGTAAGGCATGAAGAGATAATGATTATTTTAGATAAGTTTAGAAAACTTCATCCTGTTTTACAGAGAGAAATCTTTCGTTTGGTAATCAAGGAGTTAAAAGGAAATTTGAGGAGGATTAATTATCAGCACTGGAAGGAGTTTGAGGAGCTTTTTCAGAAAAGGTCTACAGGTTCAATGATCGATTTACCTCAAGGAATTTCCGTAGAGAAAGATAAGAAATCATTGATATTCTTTCTAAAAAATTGA
- a CDS encoding pyridoxine 5'-phosphate synthase, producing the protein MVKLGVNIDHIATLRQARRAKEPDPAWAAVLCELAGCNSIVVHLREDRRHINERDLKILRSIVKSKLNLEMSIVKEIVDIACEVKPDQATLVPEKREEITTEGGLDVVKYFSQIKEVVERLHKEGIVVSLFVDPLESQIKKARETRVEFVELHTGVYANAKGEIEREEALTRLIQATQVAKGFGLRVNAGHGLDYLNVRNIAKIPGIEELNIGHAIISRAVFVGLEKAVKEMLELLK; encoded by the coding sequence ATGGTTAAATTAGGAGTTAATATTGACCATATAGCAACCCTCCGTCAGGCACGGAGAGCTAAGGAACCCGATCCAGCATGGGCAGCAGTTCTTTGTGAACTCGCCGGTTGCAATAGTATAGTTGTTCACTTACGAGAAGACCGTCGACATATAAATGAACGGGATTTAAAAATCCTACGCTCTATCGTGAAATCTAAGCTTAATTTAGAGATGTCCATTGTTAAAGAGATAGTAGATATTGCTTGTGAAGTAAAGCCAGACCAGGCAACTTTAGTTCCTGAAAAAAGAGAAGAAATTACAACCGAAGGCGGATTGGATGTCGTAAAATATTTTTCTCAGATAAAAGAAGTAGTAGAGAGATTGCACAAAGAAGGAATTGTAGTAAGTCTTTTTGTTGATCCTTTAGAGTCGCAGATTAAGAAAGCAAGAGAGACGCGGGTGGAATTTGTTGAACTACATACGGGAGTGTATGCTAATGCAAAGGGCGAAATTGAGAGAGAAGAAGCTTTGACTAGGTTAATTCAAGCAACACAAGTGGCTAAAGGTTTTGGTTTAAGGGTTAATGCTGGTCATGGATTGGATTATCTCAATGTGCGTAACATAGCTAAGATCCCCGGAATCGAAGAATTAAATATTGGTCATGCAATTATTTCCCGTGCAGTTTTTGTAGGTTTAGAAAAGGCGGTTAAAGAAATGCTGGAATTATTGAAATGA
- a CDS encoding histone deacetylase encodes MGLKDEAFISPTTATKETVCLVHTSDYFEKLKFGRLSLEELLRLEIPMNEEIFTASLICVEGSYLAGKYALGNKLGIHIGGGFHHAFPDHGEGFCVFNDIAIAIRKLQKEGLIKKAMVIDCDLHQGNGTAYIFQRDSTVFTFSIHQENNYPFYKPAGSLDIGLDDGTDDGGYLAPLKEAIPPILRNFKPEIIFYQAGADPYKNDQLGGLRLTKDGLRERDAFIFNQAKENNISIAVTLGGGYAVNIQDTVGIHCNTIIEALKAFGLY; translated from the coding sequence CTGGGTCTAAAAGACGAGGCATTTATTTCCCCTACCACCGCCACTAAAGAAACGGTTTGTTTGGTACATACCTCGGATTATTTTGAAAAATTGAAATTTGGGCGTTTGTCTCTTGAGGAATTGTTACGTTTGGAGATTCCTATGAATGAGGAAATATTTACCGCATCGTTAATTTGTGTAGAGGGTTCTTATTTAGCCGGCAAATATGCTTTGGGTAATAAGTTGGGTATTCATATTGGGGGTGGTTTTCATCATGCTTTTCCTGACCATGGAGAGGGTTTCTGTGTATTTAATGATATTGCTATTGCGATAAGGAAGTTACAGAAGGAAGGATTAATAAAGAAGGCAATGGTTATTGATTGTGATTTACATCAAGGAAATGGCACAGCTTATATTTTCCAAAGGGATAGTACAGTTTTTACTTTTTCTATTCATCAAGAGAACAATTACCCATTTTATAAACCCGCGGGCAGTTTAGACATAGGTTTAGATGATGGAACAGATGATGGAGGGTATCTAGCTCCTCTTAAAGAAGCAATACCGCCTATTCTTAGAAATTTTAAGCCAGAGATTATTTTTTATCAGGCGGGTGCAGACCCTTATAAAAACGACCAATTAGGAGGACTCAGATTGACCAAAGATGGATTAAGAGAACGTGATGCATTTATTTTTAATCAGGCAAAGGAAAACAATATATCAATTGCGGTTACTTTAGGTGGTGGATATGCAGTGAATATACAGGATACTGTAGGGATACATTGTAATACAATTATAGAGGCACTTAAAGCTTTTGGTTTATACTAA
- the ftsH gene encoding ATP-dependent zinc metalloprotease FtsH produces MSDGQKTARNNNFLRRFLWTLILVISAMYLFNLGKLSLEGPPVELSYGEFYRILLDNPHKKEVRSAVKTENIVSGFLTSGKKYIVHVPDNDPELIKILRENVNEFVIKPPRTFFINLLYSLGPVLLFIFFLWYFGYRNAQAGGSRIWSFGKSRARLITADQKRTTFNDVAGVDEAKEELKEIIEFLKDPKRFQRLGGKIPKGVLLIGPPGTGKTLLAKAVSGEAGVPFFSISGSDFVELFVGVGASRVRDLFDQAKRYAKQSGKGCIVFIDEIDAVGRQRFAGIGGGHDEREQTLNALLVEMDGFNTEQGIIVIAATNRPDVLDPALLRPGRFDRVIVIDRPDIKGREEILKVHTQNIKIASDVNLKNIARQTPGFSGADLANLVNEAALLAARKNKEAVDMADLNEAIERVVAGPEKKSRVISKDEKLRIAYHEAGHALISFFIAGPTRPLKVTILPRGISLGHTMDFPLEDKYLHTKKELLRQITIFLGGRASEELIFEDISTGAENDLKQATEIARIMVTKLGMSERLGHITFGRDQQQIFLGRDIFEEKNYSDATALLIDQEVGNIINTCYNRAKEELHKNKDKLKILAEALLEKEVLEKEEVERLLGIEDNQKDEGKTA; encoded by the coding sequence ATGTCTGACGGTCAGAAAACAGCAAGAAATAACAATTTTCTAAGAAGATTTTTGTGGACTTTAATACTGGTTATTTCCGCAATGTATCTATTTAACTTAGGTAAATTGTCTTTAGAGGGTCCGCCTGTAGAATTGAGTTATGGTGAATTCTATCGTATTCTTTTAGATAATCCTCATAAAAAAGAGGTTCGCTCTGCGGTAAAAACAGAAAACATTGTTAGTGGGTTTTTAACCAGTGGTAAGAAATACATTGTTCATGTTCCTGATAACGATCCGGAACTAATAAAAATTTTGCGTGAAAATGTTAATGAATTTGTCATTAAACCCCCGCGCACATTTTTTATCAACCTTCTTTATTCGCTTGGGCCTGTGCTTCTATTTATTTTCTTTCTTTGGTATTTTGGTTATCGTAATGCCCAAGCAGGCGGTTCGCGTATCTGGTCTTTTGGAAAATCTCGTGCACGGTTAATTACCGCCGACCAGAAGAGGACCACCTTTAACGATGTAGCAGGTGTAGACGAAGCAAAAGAAGAATTAAAGGAGATTATTGAATTCTTGAAAGACCCTAAGAGATTTCAAAGATTGGGCGGTAAAATTCCTAAGGGAGTACTTTTAATTGGCCCTCCGGGTACCGGAAAAACTTTACTTGCTAAGGCGGTAAGCGGAGAAGCAGGAGTTCCTTTTTTTAGTATATCAGGTTCAGATTTTGTAGAATTATTTGTGGGTGTGGGTGCAAGCAGGGTAAGAGATCTCTTTGACCAAGCTAAGCGATATGCTAAACAGAGTGGCAAGGGCTGTATTGTTTTTATTGATGAAATAGATGCTGTAGGAAGACAGCGTTTTGCGGGAATTGGAGGTGGACATGATGAAAGGGAACAGACACTTAATGCCTTATTGGTAGAAATGGATGGGTTTAATACAGAACAAGGGATAATTGTGATTGCGGCTACTAACCGTCCCGATGTTTTAGACCCTGCTTTGCTAAGGCCGGGGAGATTTGACCGAGTTATTGTTATCGACCGTCCCGATATCAAAGGTAGAGAGGAGATTCTTAAGGTTCATACACAGAACATAAAGATTGCTTCCGATGTTAATTTAAAGAATATTGCCCGGCAAACTCCTGGTTTCTCCGGAGCAGACCTTGCTAATCTCGTTAATGAAGCGGCTCTCTTGGCTGCGCGAAAAAATAAAGAAGCAGTAGATATGGCGGACCTTAATGAAGCGATTGAACGGGTGGTAGCGGGACCAGAGAAGAAATCACGGGTTATAAGTAAGGATGAAAAATTAAGGATAGCTTATCACGAGGCGGGTCATGCCTTAATTTCTTTCTTTATTGCTGGGCCAACCCGTCCTTTAAAAGTTACCATTTTACCCCGGGGTATTTCTTTGGGGCATACCATGGATTTCCCTTTGGAAGACAAATATTTACATACTAAGAAAGAACTTTTGAGACAAATAACCATCTTTTTAGGTGGGCGTGCGAGTGAAGAACTTATTTTTGAAGATATTTCTACAGGGGCAGAGAATGATTTGAAGCAGGCAACCGAAATAGCCCGGATTATGGTTACCAAATTGGGCATGAGTGAAAGATTAGGACATATAACTTTTGGAAGAGACCAGCAACAGATATTTCTTGGTCGGGATATATTTGAGGAGAAAAATTACAGCGACGCTACCGCTTTACTCATTGACCAGGAAGTAGGTAATATTATTAATACTTGCTATAATCGTGCTAAGGAAGAGTTACATAAAAACAAGGATAAACTTAAAATTTTAGCAGAGGCGCTTTTAGAAAAAGAAGTACTGGAGAAAGAAGAAGTGGAGAGATTGTTAGGAATAGAGGATAATCAAAAAGATGAAGGTAAGACTGCTTAA
- the cdaA gene encoding diadenylate cyclase CdaA, producing MSKLVYYFSPFFLKSLLEIFILWVVFYQVLNFIRSSRVVQALKVIIILLVIFLLTQRLGLEVITWIINRIFAISVIALLIIFQPELRNGLIRLGGGHFLGIFFREEKKWEGLIKGILKLSEKRIGGLIAIQRDVSLEQYIETGIRLESLVSSEMIETIFYPGNPLHDGGVIIQGQRIVAAGCFFPVSTNPYLSKTIGMRHRAAVGLSEESDALVIVISEENGSISLAQKGILRLDIDEKILRTTLNQLYQSRVARKP from the coding sequence ATGTCTAAATTAGTTTATTATTTTAGTCCATTTTTCTTAAAATCTCTCTTGGAAATATTTATCCTCTGGGTTGTTTTTTATCAAGTTTTAAATTTTATACGTAGTAGTCGAGTAGTGCAGGCACTTAAAGTGATTATAATTCTTCTGGTAATATTTTTACTTACTCAGCGTTTGGGATTAGAGGTAATTACTTGGATTATCAATAGGATTTTCGCTATTTCTGTAATTGCCTTACTTATTATTTTTCAGCCGGAATTAAGAAACGGACTCATTCGTCTAGGAGGGGGACATTTTTTAGGAATTTTCTTTCGCGAAGAAAAGAAGTGGGAAGGTTTGATTAAAGGGATATTAAAACTTTCTGAGAAAAGAATTGGGGGGTTAATTGCTATACAGCGGGATGTGAGTTTAGAGCAGTATATAGAGACAGGAATTAGACTGGAGTCTCTTGTTTCCTCTGAGATGATCGAGACTATTTTTTATCCGGGTAACCCCCTACATGATGGCGGGGTAATTATTCAGGGGCAAAGGATTGTGGCTGCGGGTTGTTTCTTTCCTGTTTCTACTAACCCTTATCTTTCTAAAACAATAGGAATGCGCCACAGAGCAGCAGTGGGGTTATCGGAAGAAAGTGATGCATTGGTTATTGTAATATCTGAAGAAAATGGTTCCATTTCCCTTGCTCAAAAAGGAATTTTGAGATTGGATATAGATGAAAAAATTTTACGAACTACTTTGAATCAGCTTTATCAATCCCGAGTTGCAAGAAAACCTTGA
- a CDS encoding winged helix-turn-helix domain-containing protein, translating into MITEIGITAGDIWHYLDEHGQTTLSTLIAGIDKSRDLVLMSLGWLAREGHVILEGESEYRISLRR; encoded by the coding sequence ATGATTACCGAGATAGGTATTACTGCGGGAGATATTTGGCATTACCTTGATGAACACGGACAGACTACACTTTCTACTTTAATCGCAGGGATTGATAAGTCGCGTGATTTAGTATTGATGAGTTTAGGTTGGTTGGCACGAGAAGGTCATGTTATTTTAGAAGGGGAAAGCGAATATCGCATATCTTTACGAAGATAG
- the larE gene encoding ATP-dependent sacrificial sulfur transferase LarE yields MNKTRNQRPENSNEKLEKLKKILEKLGSVIIAYSGGVDSSLLLKVARDTLGKDSVLAVTAFSSTYPKVEYRQAKTLANQLGVEHLIVYTEELRNKNFRKNLKNRCFYCKHEFFKKLASLCQKRGFNKVIDGTNYEDRFDYRPGLKARNKWGVFSPLEKAGLRKEEIRRLAKDLRLPNWNKPAQPCLASRFSYGTEINLKKLSMIERAEEFLRGKGFSQVRVRLHQDIVRIEVEKEKISRIFSRTLREEIVRKFKRVGFKYIALDLEGYRMGSISPD; encoded by the coding sequence TTGAATAAAACCAGAAACCAGAGACCAGAAAACAGTAACGAGAAATTAGAGAAGCTCAAGAAGATTCTAGAAAAACTTGGTTCGGTAATAATTGCCTATTCAGGAGGGGTGGATTCGTCATTGTTACTTAAAGTGGCAAGGGATACTTTAGGTAAGGATAGTGTTTTGGCAGTGACTGCTTTCTCCTCTACTTATCCCAAGGTTGAATATAGGCAAGCTAAAACTTTAGCTAACCAGTTGGGAGTAGAGCATTTGATTGTTTATACAGAAGAGTTGAGAAATAAGAATTTTCGAAAGAATCTGAAAAATCGCTGTTTTTACTGTAAGCATGAATTTTTTAAAAAGTTAGCTTCTCTTTGCCAAAAAAGAGGTTTTAACAAGGTTATAGATGGAACGAATTATGAAGATAGATTTGACTATCGTCCCGGTTTGAAAGCGCGAAATAAATGGGGCGTATTTAGTCCTCTGGAAAAAGCAGGTTTAAGAAAAGAGGAGATTCGTAGGTTGGCGAAAGATTTACGTCTTCCTAACTGGAACAAACCTGCTCAGCCCTGTCTTGCTTCACGTTTTTCTTACGGCACAGAGATTAATCTTAAAAAATTGAGTATGATAGAAAGAGCTGAGGAATTTCTCCGAGGAAAAGGTTTTAGTCAGGTGAGGGTCCGTTTACATCAGGATATAGTCCGTATTGAAGTAGAAAAAGAAAAAATTTCTAGAATCTTTTCTCGAACCTTGAGAGAAGAAATTGTTAGAAAGTTTAAAAGGGTCGGATTTAAGTACATTGCTTTAGATCTTGAAGGCTATAGAATGGGTAGCATTAGTCCTGATTAA